The DNA sequence TTGATCGTGCCGCAGTCATCCTCTGTTACGATCACCTCCTGCGCGACATCAACTAGAATCCGGGTCAAATAGCCAGCGTTCGATGTCTTAAGAGCCGTATCCGCCAACCCCTTCCGACCACCGTGAGTCGAGATGAAATACTCTAGAACGCTCAACCCCTCCCGAAAATTGGCATTGATTGGTGCCTCGATGATCTCGCCCGAGGTCTTGCTCATAAGGCCTCTCATGCCTGCAAGCTGCAGTATCTGCTCGGTGCTGCCTCTAGCTCCAGAGTACATCATCATGAAAACTGGATTGAGCCCCTCCGCTGCACCGAAATCCACACCACCACCATCCGCCTTCGACGCCGCAAGCGCCGAGATAACATTCTTGGAAACGAGGTTCTTGGCCTTCGTCCAGATATCGACCGTCTTGTTATGCCGCTCCCCATCGGTGATCCGGCCACGGTTAAAATCCGAGATCACGCGCCCGACTTTCTCGTCCGCATCTTTCACGATCTCGTGCTTATCCTTCGGGATCGTGATGTCGGTGATCGAGATGGAGACGCCCGAGAGTGTGCTGTATTTGAAACCCAAGTCTTTCAGATTATCCAGCACCCTCACTGTCTCTGCAAGCCCAAACAACGTGTGGATCTGAGTTATGTGCTTCGCAATGGCACGCTGCGTCATCACTTCATTGATTAACGGGTAGCCTTCCGGCATCGTGGCGTTAAGTATGATACGACCCGGCGTCGATACGACCGCGTTTCGGTACTTAAAGCTATTAGTCCCGCCGCAGCGAGGGCATCTTTTCACCTTTTGCTCCTTCTGGCGGACAAAGCCACACTTCTCGCACAACCACGTGACCGCAGGCGTGAACTCCTCTCCTAAGCAAACAAGGCATTTGCGGGGATGCGATCTCGACTGAATCAGATTCCCGCACACGCTACACTTGAAGACGGGTATTCTAACCCTAATGGTGTCCAAGAGCGAAATACCCCCAAGTGAGTGCACCGTTATCACCTCATCCAAGTCGGCAAACACCCCACCCCTGGGAACCTCCTCACGAACCTTTGTCAAGTAAAAACACCCCAGCACCATGTCCCTCGATGGCACAGCCAGCGGATGGCCGTTTGCAGGCGAGAGAACATTGTTGCTCGCAAGCATCAGACAGAGTGACTCCGCCTGAGACCTCACCGACAGTGGCACATGCACCGCCATCTGGTCACCATCAAAATCAGCATTGAAGGCAGCGCAAACGAGGGCGGGCACTTCGATCGCCTTACCCTCGATCAAAATAGGCTTAAAGGACTGAACGCCCAGCCGGTGCAACGTAGGCGCTCGATTCAACATGACGGTGTGTTTCTGAACTATTTCGTTGAGAATACGCCAAACCTCAACATGCTCCGAATCCACCATCTTCCTCGCGCTCTTGACCGTTGCCGCCAGCCCATCCTGTAGAAGACGGTTATAGATAAATGGCTTGAACAGCTCCAGTGCCATCCGCTTCGGAAGCCCGCACTGATGAATGCCAAGGTGAGGCCCAATCACAATCACCGAACGGCCTGAGTAGTCAACTCGCTTCCCAAGTAGATTCTGCCGGAACCTCCCCTGCTTCCCCCGAAGCATGTCCGTCAGAGAACGAACAGGCCGATTATGAGGCGCAACGACCGGCCTGGAACGACGCGTGTTATCCAAAAGCGCATCGACCGCCTCCTGAAGCATCCGCTTCTCGTTACGAACTATCACTTCTGGGGCCTTCAACGCTAACAGCTTCTTAAGACGATTATTACGATTGAGCACCCTTCTATAAAGATCGTTCAGGTCGGAAGTGGCAAATCGCCCACCATCGAGAGGCACGAGCGGCCTCAGGTCCGGTGGCAACACCGGAATAACGGTAAGGATCATCCACTCAGGCTTGTTCACCATCCGACCCGCGGTCCCCGAGTGGCGTAAGTCCTCCACTATCTTCAGCCGCTTGACCGCCTTCTTGGACGTCTGCACCGGTATCCGAACCGCCTTGCCCTCCGGCGGCGAGCCGCCCTCCTCCATGATGCGCTCCGAAACCTCCTCAAACAGAAGCCTATCAACGATCTGATTGACCTCGAAATCGCTGTCCCTGATGTCCTTGATCTTAACCCTCGGACGAAGCGATGCCCGCAACTCCTCTGCCAACTCATCAAGCTGCAAAAGCTGCAGAAGCTCCCGAATCGCCTCAGCGCCCATTTGAACTCGCAGGCCAAGAACATTCTTCAAATGCCGGTACTCATCCTCCGAGACAAGCTTGCCTCTCTTAAGGCCAGATTCCCCGGGCTCAATCACTACGTAAGACTCATAGTAAATGACGCGCTCGAGCTGCTTGATCGTCATGTCCAGCAAGTACCCAATCCGTGAAGGAGGCGCCTTGAAAAACCATATATGTGCGACCGGACATGCCAATTCTATGTGCCCAAGCCGCTCTCGACGAACAATCGACCGGATGACCTCAACGTGACACTTCTCACATACAATCCCCCGGTGCTTCATGCGCTTATACTTGCCGCAGTTACACTCAAAGTCCTTCACTGGGCCAAATATCCTAGCGCAGAAGAGCCCATCACGCTCGGGCTTGAAAGTGCGATAGTTGATCGTCTCTGGCTTCTTCACCTCGCCATGGGACCACTCCCGAATCCGCTCCGGAGATGCCAAACCTATCCGAATAGCATCAAACGGCTTCGGTTCTCTGGGCTTGTCAAAAAGATCTATTGATCTGTCCAACACATAACCTCCGGTCACCTTGTTATTTTGATCCCATCTTCAACCCGCTCAAACTCAAGAGAAGCCCGAGAGAACCGTGGGCGCCTCCGCGTCTCCAAAAGCTCTAAGTCGAGGCCAAGGCTCTGAAGCTCCTTGATCAAGACGTTGAATGATTCCGGCGTTCCCGGTCTTGCTAGGTCCTGTCCCTTCACAATCGCCTCGTATATCTTGTTGCGACCCTCCACATCATCGCTTTTGACCGTCAAGAACTCCTGAAGTGCGTTCGCAGCTCCAAACGCCTCAAGCGACCAGACTTCCATCTCTCCCAGCCTCTGCCCACCGGACTGGGCCTTGCCTCCAAGTGGCTGCTGTGTAACCAACGAATACGGACCGGTTGAACGGGCATGCATCTTGTCGTCAACCAAATGATCGAGCTTCATCACATAGATGTAACCCACCGTTACCTTCTGGTCGAATGGCTTGCCAGTCTGCCCATCATAAAGCATAACTTTCCCATTTTCGGGCAGACCTGCAAGCGAAAGGGCATGTCCTATCTCTTCCTCTGTGGCACTCGAGAACACTGGACAGGCCACTGGCAGCCCATACTTCGCAATCACGCTAGCGAACCCCCTGAGGTCGCTGTCGGAATACCTCTTAAGGTCGGCCTCCTTCGCTTCATCACCCTCGTAGATGGCGAGGAGCCAATCTCGAAGGGCCTTAGTGTCGCACCCATTATTCAGCATCGCACCCGTCTTATCGCCTATAACCTTCGAGGCCCACCCCAGGTGCGTCTCCAACAACTGCCCGACGTTCATCCGTGACGGGACACCAAGCGGACTTAGCACCATATCCACCGGCGTACCATCCTCAAGATAAGGCAGGCTCTCAATCGGAAGCACCTTGGCCACAACGCCCTTGTTACCGTGTCGACCGGCCATCTTATCCCCAACGTTCAGGTTACGCTTTATCGCCACGTAAACCTTTACCATCTGAATCACGCCCGGCCTGAGTTCGTCCCCACCACGTATCCTCTCGCGCTGCTCTCTATAACGCGTCTCCATCAGCCCTATCTGGTCGCTGGCGAGCTTCTCCACCTGCCTTAGTCGTGCCCCGAGCTCGCCCTCCTCTTTTTGAGCGATCTCATGAAGCACGTAATAGATGAGCTTCGCAAGTCTAGTGCGGGCAAT is a window from the bacterium genome containing:
- a CDS encoding DNA-directed RNA polymerase subunit beta' (DNA-dependent RNA polymerase catalyzes the transcription of DNA into RNA using the four ribonucleoside triphosphates as substrates. Subunit beta' binds to sigma factor allowing it to bind to the -10 region of the promoter), giving the protein MDRSIDLFDKPREPKPFDAIRIGLASPERIREWSHGEVKKPETINYRTFKPERDGLFCARIFGPVKDFECNCGKYKRMKHRGIVCEKCHVEVIRSIVRRERLGHIELACPVAHIWFFKAPPSRIGYLLDMTIKQLERVIYYESYVVIEPGESGLKRGKLVSEDEYRHLKNVLGLRVQMGAEAIRELLQLLQLDELAEELRASLRPRVKIKDIRDSDFEVNQIVDRLLFEEVSERIMEEGGSPPEGKAVRIPVQTSKKAVKRLKIVEDLRHSGTAGRMVNKPEWMILTVIPVLPPDLRPLVPLDGGRFATSDLNDLYRRVLNRNNRLKKLLALKAPEVIVRNEKRMLQEAVDALLDNTRRSRPVVAPHNRPVRSLTDMLRGKQGRFRQNLLGKRVDYSGRSVIVIGPHLGIHQCGLPKRMALELFKPFIYNRLLQDGLAATVKSARKMVDSEHVEVWRILNEIVQKHTVMLNRAPTLHRLGVQSFKPILIEGKAIEVPALVCAAFNADFDGDQMAVHVPLSVRSQAESLCLMLASNNVLSPANGHPLAVPSRDMVLGCFYLTKVREEVPRGGVFADLDEVITVHSLGGISLLDTIRVRIPVFKCSVCGNLIQSRSHPRKCLVCLGEEFTPAVTWLCEKCGFVRQKEQKVKRCPRCGGTNSFKYRNAVVSTPGRIILNATMPEGYPLINEVMTQRAIAKHITQIHTLFGLAETVRVLDNLKDLGFKYSTLSGVSISITDITIPKDKHEIVKDADEKVGRVISDFNRGRITDGERHNKTVDIWTKAKNLVSKNVISALAASKADGGGVDFGAAEGLNPVFMMMYSGARGSTEQILQLAGMRGLMSKTSGEIIEAPINANFREGLSVLEYFISTHGGRKGLADTALKTSNAGYLTRILVDVAQEVIVTEDDCGTI